CGATTGCATAATATGCGAACGCTTAAACATTTACCTGTTGAAAAGCAGCAGCGGATTGCTAATGAAACTTTAGAAATTTTTGCACCACTTGCTCATCGGTTAGGGATTAGCCGTGTAAAATGGGAGCTTGAAGATACAGCACTTCGCTATTTAAACCCGCAGCAATATTACCGAATTGTACATTTAATGAAGCAAAAACGCGGGGAACGGGAGCGCTATTTACAAGATGTGATTGACGGCGTAAATGAGAATTTGGATGAGCTGAAAATTAAAGCAGACATTTCTGGAAGACCAAAACATATTTATTCTATTTATCGTAAAATGAGCGAACAGCACAAGCAATTTAATGAGATTTACGATCTGCTAGCTGTTCGAATTATTGTTAGTAGCATTAAAGATTGTTATGCTGTCCTTGGCATTATTCATACGCGCTGGAAGCCAATGCCTGGGCGTTTTAAAGACTATATCGCCATGCCTAAATCAAATATGTATCAATCGCTTCATACAACGGTAATCGGTCCACAAGGTGAGCCGCTTGAAGTGCAAATCAGAACACATGAAATGCACCAAATCGCTGAATATGGGGTCGCAGCACATTGGGCATATAAAGAAGGCCGGCAGATGAATAGCAAAACCTCATTTGATAATAAAATGTCTTGGTTCCGTGAAATTCTCGAATACCAAAATGAATCAGATAATGCAGAAGAATTTATGGAATCATTAAAATTCGATTTATTTTCTGACGTGGTGTATGTCTTTACACCGAAAGGGGACGTTTTTGAGCTACCAAATGGTTCAGTACCACTTGATTTTGCTTATCGTGTCCACACAGAAGTTGGAAATAAAACAATAGGCGCGAAAATAAACGGTAAAATTGTCACACTTGATTATAAATTAAAAACAGGAGACATCATTGAAATTTTGACATCAAAGCATTCCTATGGCCCAAGTCGTGATTGGCTTAAATTGGTGCAAACGTCACAAGCAAGAAATAAGATCAAACAATTTTTTAAACGACAAACGAAAGAAGAAAACGTTGAAAAGGGCCATGATTTAGTTGAAAAAGAATTGCGTCAGCTCGATTTTGATCCAAAGAAAATTTTAACAACAGAAAATCTTCATCGACTTGTTGAAAAATTAAACTTCTCACATGAAGATGATCTTTTTGCGGCTGTTGGCTATAATGGCATTACGGCGCTTCAGGTAGCCAATCGTTTGACTGAAAAATTACGTAAAGAACGCGCGAATGAAGAGAAGACAGGACGCCTTTTGAACCAACCTGAGACAAATAGCACAGAAGCTAATAATGAAAAATTAAAAATCAAGCATAGTGCAGGAGTTGTCGTTCAGGGCATCGGGAATTTACTCATCCGCTTGTCACGTTGTTGTAATCCGGTTCCAGGTGACGCCATTGTCGGTTATATCACGAAAGGACGCGGTATTTCTATTCATCGCAAGGATTGCCCCAATGTGCACTCTGCTGAAAAGGATCGTCTTATCGAAGTGGAATGGGAAGAGGCAGATCTTGACGCTAAAACAGATTATAATGTTGATATTGAGATTTACGGATATAACCGGAGTGGGCTGTTAAATGATATTCTTCAAGTGATCAACAGTTTAACCTCTAATATTAATGGAGTGAATGCGAAAGTGGATAATAACAAGATGGCAACACTTGTTGTCACACTTCAAATCCATAATATCAGTCATCTACAACGTGTTGTTGATAAAATCAAGCAAATCCCAGATGTTTATACCGTTCGCAGGTTAATGAATTAGGAGGTTTTTGCAGTGCGTGTTTTAATTCAAAGGTGTTTAGAAGCAAGTGTTACGATTGATGATGAGGTCATTGCTGAAATTGCCCAGGGCCTGACACTCTTTGTTGGCGTCACACATCAAGATACTGAAAAAGAAGTCGATTATCTTGTAAAGAAAATTAGCAGCTTACGAATTTTTGAAGATGAAGCAGGAAAGATGAACCGCTCAATTACAGAAATTGAAGGTGATATTCTTTCAGTATCACAATTCACGTTATATGCAGATGCTAAAAAAGGTCGGCGTCCAAGTTTCATCCAAGCTGCTGAAAAAGAACAAGCAGAAGCTCTTTATGAACTACTGAACGAAAAGCTAGAAGACAGCGGAATCGGCATTGGACGTGGTGTATTTGGAGCAGACATGGATGTTCGCATTAATAACCATGGACCAGTTACCATAATGCTTGATACAGAAGAATTGTTGGACTGATCCTTACAAACAGAATAAAACAAAAACAAGCTTTTCGTTTTGTAAATCTTACTAGACTTTCAAAACGAAAAGCTTGAATTGTTGTGTTTGAAAAAGGCAGTTTATGATCAGGGGGTGAGTTGTAATGTTCTGTGATTTAAAGAACTTGTTTGTTCGAAATAATGTAGTTCTAAAACTTATAGACATGATCTGATTTTTTTATAATAGATTCAAAACAACATAGCTCTAAAACACCACAATCTTCATTACTCAACACAAGCGTGTTTTGGAAGCATTCAAAACTACATAGCTCTAAAACAAATCCATTTGAGAAATATTTTCTAAAATAGTTTTGGAAGCATTCAAAACTACATAGCTCTAAAACCTCGTAGGACGTCCTAGTTCCCAAGGTTTCGTAATCGCGCCACTTGTCCATAGCAAGACTTCAGCTTGAATGCTTTTTATGATTTAGTCACTTCCAGTATTTAATAACGTCTAATTCATTATACCATAGTTTCTAGAAATGCTAGAATATTTCTATTAAAATGACAGCGATTCAAATAAAAAAAGAAACTCATCCGTAGCTTCATGAAAATCCGGATGGGTTCCTTTTCTTTTAGTTAGCAAAATAATTTGAAAGGCCTTGGTAAACTGCTGTTGCTACGTGTTCACGGTAGCTTTTAGAATTGATTTTTTTCTCATCGCTTTTGGAACTTAGATAGCCAAGTTCAAGTAAGACAGCAGGTTGAGTGTTTTCACGAACGACATAGAAGTCACCAATACGAGCTC
This DNA window, taken from Listeria sp. PSOL-1, encodes the following:
- a CDS encoding bifunctional (p)ppGpp synthetase/guanosine-3',5'-bis(diphosphate) 3'-pyrophosphohydrolase; the encoded protein is MAKEKNLTAEQVIEMASHYMNKEHLTIVQKAYEFARDSHIEQFRKSGEPYILHPIQVAGILVELEMDPSTVAAGFLHDVVEDTDITLADLEKAFGAEVAMLVDGVTKLGKIKYKSHQEQQAENHRKMFIAMAEDIRVILIKLADRLHNMRTLKHLPVEKQQRIANETLEIFAPLAHRLGISRVKWELEDTALRYLNPQQYYRIVHLMKQKRGERERYLQDVIDGVNENLDELKIKADISGRPKHIYSIYRKMSEQHKQFNEIYDLLAVRIIVSSIKDCYAVLGIIHTRWKPMPGRFKDYIAMPKSNMYQSLHTTVIGPQGEPLEVQIRTHEMHQIAEYGVAAHWAYKEGRQMNSKTSFDNKMSWFREILEYQNESDNAEEFMESLKFDLFSDVVYVFTPKGDVFELPNGSVPLDFAYRVHTEVGNKTIGAKINGKIVTLDYKLKTGDIIEILTSKHSYGPSRDWLKLVQTSQARNKIKQFFKRQTKEENVEKGHDLVEKELRQLDFDPKKILTTENLHRLVEKLNFSHEDDLFAAVGYNGITALQVANRLTEKLRKERANEEKTGRLLNQPETNSTEANNEKLKIKHSAGVVVQGIGNLLIRLSRCCNPVPGDAIVGYITKGRGISIHRKDCPNVHSAEKDRLIEVEWEEADLDAKTDYNVDIEIYGYNRSGLLNDILQVINSLTSNINGVNAKVDNNKMATLVVTLQIHNISHLQRVVDKIKQIPDVYTVRRLMN
- the dtd gene encoding D-aminoacyl-tRNA deacylase, producing the protein MRVLIQRCLEASVTIDDEVIAEIAQGLTLFVGVTHQDTEKEVDYLVKKISSLRIFEDEAGKMNRSITEIEGDILSVSQFTLYADAKKGRRPSFIQAAEKEQAEALYELLNEKLEDSGIGIGRGVFGADMDVRINNHGPVTIMLDTEELLD